The sequence TTCTCCCGCTCCATTTCCATCATCTTGTCCAGGCGCTTCTCTTCCTCTGCCAGTTCCTTGAGGATCATCTGCTTCTCCAGGACTTGCTTGTCCCAGATCATGTTGCACTTGGCactgaggaacagctgaggggACAAGAGGTGTCTGTggacacagggagcagggagggccaggggaGGAAGAGCCTGGGAGCACAAGGAGCAGGGGAGATTCAACAGTGCCAGGTGACAGAGGGGAGCGCCGGCCCTACCGCGTTCAGTTCCCGCAtgccttcctcctgctccagcctcatCCTCGTCGCTCgctgcagcagcttctgcttCTCCTGTTGCAGCTCCTCATCCACGCCTCTCCCGTGGTCCCTCTCgtcctccagctctgcctttctctgctcctcgATCTGGGCCTTTTTCAGGGCTTCCTGTGGGTACAGAGAGTGCTGCCCAATCCTGGGCACCTTCCTGAGGGCTCACAGGGCTCACACTTCAGGTGCTGTGTTCCCAACACTGAGTGGGGACATGTCAGGCTCCTGGGGCCCTGGCATGTCCATGGGCACCCCTCCCCACACCTCTGGGCAGACACCCCGTGCCCTTGgaaggctggcagtgctgggcatgATTTCAGGgatgctgcccagctctcaatggagccctgagccctgcagcctcccctgtGCCCCAAAACATTAGGGACAAAAGGGACCCTCTTGTTGAAGTCACCACCCCTAGAGCTTGCTAGggagcaggaaaagggggaagCAGAAAGGGAAATGCCTACAAAAGCAGCATCCTGTCTGGCTCTCAGAGTCTTCAGCCTGTCCCAACGCTCCACCTCAGTCAGGGCTCGAGCTGATTCCTTAAGTTTCTCATATTCCTTTTCTCCAATGATGAGACACGGTTGGGGCTTCTCCTGGGGAatgctggggagcacagggagagaGCTCAGTGGCACAGAGACCCCAACAggtccctgtgctccctgaaCTGCCCACTCAGCCAACAAACCAGGCCAGATCAATGTGGGAAGTGCTGGGGAAGCCGTGGGGACCCAGCTCTCTTGTTTTGGGGTGAGGCAGGAAGGGAAAGTGTGGTGAAAATGGCACTAGGCTGGGATGCCGGGGGCAGGATCCCCAGGGGCGGTCAGAGCAAACTGCCAATCCCTGCTCCCCAGAGATTTTGAGATGCTGCACTGACACCTGCTGGGcccaaaaacccctcaggtCTGGGGCACAGCCTTACATGAGCTCCCGGATCAGGTCCTGGGTGACCACTTGGATGGTCTTGAGTTTGGGCTTGAAGGAGAGCAGCTCTCGAGGATGTTTTGGCACATCCTCAGAGATCACCACAGGGTCGCTGGAGCCCGTCACCTGCAGAATAGAAAAGTTTGAGGGATCCGaaccccttccctctcctggcGCTCCCCGGACACCGAGCGATCCCAGCGGGAGCTCTGGGCCCTCTGCCGGGATCGGCCGCGGCGTGTCGGGGGCACGTccggaggggacagaggggctggggatcaGCGGGAGGAGCTGGACATCCTGCAGGGTGTGGGGGTCTGGGGAGCCATCGGGACGGACGGACTGAAATCCCGGCGGTGAAAGCTGGAGACGGCGGGCGAGGAGGGACCTCCGGGACGAGCCCCGGGCACGGAGGGACCGGGATCCTGTGCCGGCAGTCGTAGCTGCCATCCCACTGCCACTGCCGGGGCTGTCGGTGgtatttttcctcttgtcctggaGCCGACCGTTACAATGTGGTGGAACCGACGCTGGGATGTGTCTGAACCGACGGGGACAGCGTGTCCAAAGCCACTGTCGCGATGTGTCCGGACGGactgttgccatggcaacgcCCCAACAGCTCGCAGGGCGTGACGGGCAGGGGTGGGGAATTGAGGGTGGTGCCTCAGGCAGGAGGGGCGGAGCTTATGCTGAAATAGGCGGGGCTTGGGAGAGCTGTGTTTCCCCCGCCCCGGGACGTCGGAGTGTCACCAGTGACGGCCCCGCCACTCCCCATAAGCCCCACCCCTTCCCTTTGCCACTCCCTTTTGAGCCCCGCCCCTCAGCTCAGTTCTGCCCCTCCACCCCAGTCCCGCCCCTCTCATTGCCCCGCCCAGTCCCTCCTGACTCCGCCCAAACCACGCCCCCAGTTGTGGCCCCACCCCTCCACCCGGCCCTGGAGTCTCTGCACGCCCAGTCAGGGTCCCCCCCTTGTAATCCatcaggagcccccagccctcccccagccccaaatcacGACCATCCAACCCTGGAAAGAAGAGGATCCGTTTATTGGGGCGGTGGGATGGGCGCAGCGGCACCGCACCCACCCagacaaataataataataaaaaagtgcTTTGCTCCTGACAAAACTGGGGCCGGGGGACACCTGGCTGGTCCACGGCGGCGGTTaaggcaggcagagccccagagGGGCTTACAGGATCCGGCGGTCCCGGGCGCGGCCGGCGCGGTCGGACAGGCGGGACCGCCTCACCCTCCGTCCTTCcgctgggctcctgcagggcgGGCTGGGCGAGACCACCCTGCTGAGCGAGGGGGGCTCGCTGAGCTCTGCCTCTACGAGTCGAGTTCGCCGTGACATCTCGGACCCGCTACCTACCGCATGCAACGGGGAGGCGGCAGCGAAACGTTCACTCCGCGCCCAACCCCGCGAGACCCGCCGCTTCTCCTCCGGGGCTGTGCAGGGTTCCGTTCCTCCCCTCCGTTCGGCCTTGGGTGCGGCGGGCTCTCCGCCCCCTGCGCTCAGCGTCACTTCCCAGCCGAGCGCGCCATTgacggcggcggggggggggtgGTGTGGTGGCTCCGCGAGGCTCCAGAAGGTTCCGCCGCGATGATGGGCCCGCGCCCCGTCCTGGTTCTCAGTAAGTTCCGATCAGTTTGTCGTGCGCAGAGAGCGCTGGTTATTTATTAGTGCACCTCATAGCTAGGGTGGTGAAGGGGTAGTGGAGGTTATTTGATGCTGGGTTTATTAGGATAGTGATTCGTATGATACCCTAGCCTCCGAGCTTTAGGAGTAGGGCAGGTAGTAGCATGGAGCCGGCAATGGGGGCTTCTCCGTGGGCTTTCAGGAGTCATAGGTGTAAACCGTATTGGGGGGCTTTAACTATGAAGGCTAGGAGTAGGGCTAGGCTTGCGACTAGGTTTAATGTGCGATGTGAGAGTTTAAATATTGGGAACTGTAATGCACCGATTTGGTTGTGTAGGTGGAGGATGGCATTAGCAACGGGAGTTAGCTGGCGTGCTTGTAGAATAGAAGGTAAATGCCGGCGTTTAGACGCTCTAACAATAGAGCGGGCCCGGCCCGCACTGCCGGGCGGAGGGCGCGGGGATGGCCGGTCCGGACCCCCGCCCCGCCGTGCCGCCATGTTGCGGCTCCTCATGGCCGGGCTCCCTTTCACGGCCCGTTCCGGCCGGGCCCGCCTGCCCTGCCGGGGATCCAGCTCTTGGGTCTCCGGAGCTGCTGGAGCGTGTCTAGAGGACTCCACGGAGAGGCTCCaagggctgcagcccctccgGGAATCGCTGCCGCTCGGCGCGGCCCGAGCtccccctggcagctccctgcccacGGCCCCTGGGATCCTGTGCCGGCAGGAGCAAGATCCCAGAGCCCCGCTGCCCTCAGACCTTTTCTGGCAGAGTTCCGTGCTCTCGGCTGTCCTCGCGTCTTTCTTTGTGTTGCCCTGTCTAAACCCCAGTTCTTGAGAGCTGCTGGAGCGTGTCTAGAGGACTCCACGGAGAGGCTCCaagggctgcagcccctccgGGAATCGCTGCcgcccccagctccccctcacagctccctgcccacagcacagcttctgcCGTGCCCTGCGCGGGACATCCCGGAGCCCGCTGCCCTCAGACCTTTTCTGGCAGCGTTCCGTGCTTCCCGCTGTCCTCACATCTTTCTCAGCCACGTTGCTTTGTCCTGCCCCGTCTGAACCCCATGTGAACCCCAGTTCTTGGGGAGTccgtccagaggaggccacagagatgatccaggggctgcagcccctctgctctggacaccggctgggagagctggggatgttGAGCCTGCAGAAGTaaaagctccagggagacctcagagccccttccagggcctaaaggAGCTCCGAAGGGGCTGGAAAGGGACTTGAGGCAAAGGCAGGTAGTGATAGGATAGGAGGGGATGgtttcccactgccagagggcaggattACGTGGGAcagtgggaagaaattcttccttgtgACAGTGGTAGGGCCTTGGCACACATTGCTCAGAGAAGATGTGGCTTCCCCAtgcctggaaatgtccaaggccaggttgaacaGAGCTTGGAGCTTTACTCTAgtaggtgtccctgcccatgaaaGGGTTTTGGAATGAGATAGTCTTTAAGGTCcactccagcccaaaccattctgtgattctctcaCCTTCCACCAACATAAGGTATTCccagagttttggggttttttctgtttgggTATCTCATTCTCTACTGCATCCATTCTGTTCTCTGTTAACCCAAGAGGCAGCAATAGACTGTCGTAGCCCACCACTCCTTTTCTGAGACTGCTTGCCTGAGATGTGgtgctgctcttgctgctgtttCCTTTTGTTCTGTCTTACACCTGTCTGTGCATGTGCATCTGCTCCTGAATAAATCTGGGCATGCTCGGGCCAGGCTTGCAATAGCAGAAAAGCATCCCTGAGCCCAAATATGCCCCAGGGCTGAGTTTGTTGATAGCTGCTCTCTAGCTGAGGTTGTGaactccagctgctcctcaccctcaTGTGCCAAAGTGACATCGAAGGATTAACTTCAGATCACTCAGTTCTGCTTACTGTACATGAACCTCTGTAACTTTTCTTGACTGAGCACTTTGGTacaacagcagctcctcagctttGTGAGAGCTGGCAGATCTAGTGAGTCACTGCAGTTTGATTTTCTGGGGTAATATGTTCTGTTTTGGGGTTGCAAAGCTTTGTCTCAGGATGCTAACAGGGAGTTCTGTTACAGGGAATGTTGGTTTTCACTGACAGTTTTCTATCAATGTAATTCTCATCATGACTGCAGTATTTGTATTGTAAACTCTGAATTTCAATCTGGTCACGTGTTGAATGTGTGACTGAGAGGTGACTGCATCCTTGATGTTTTGTACTtgattaatattattttttctgtattctttaggtCAGAATACAAAACGTGAGTCTGGAAGAAAAGTCCAGACAGGAAACATCACTGCTGCAAAGGTACCAAATtctcaggcagtgtgtgtattCATATATTTCAGAGAGAAAACTGAATGTGGAACATATTTTCTCTATTTGATATTAATGTAGAGTAGAAGAAGAAGCaacatagaaaataattttctatgtTAGCAGAAGATTTCTGTACTATTACATAAAAATTCTGTATCAAACCAAAATATCTGCATTGTTCATGTAATGGGTTACCCTATAAATAACCATGGAGGGATTTAGCCAACCAAGCCCCTTTTCTCTGCAAAGTCTGAAAGTCTCTTAATTTTGACATCTGACTGAGATAATAATTTAGAGTGGTTCCATTGTGTTGATAATCCCCATATTCTCATTTCCATACAATTCTTAACCCATATCTCAACAACTCAATCAACTCCACAGCAGAGTTGTTGGATGACTTCAATTTTGCAGGGGCTGCTGATTtcactgtggggttttttttagactTTTTGATGCCCTCCTGTATTTTACCTCATTTCTTTGATTCCTCCCAGACTATTGCTGACATTATCCGAACATGTTTGGGACCGAGAGCAATGATGAAGGTAAGAACTTGTCCTGCAGCTGATTAGAAGTGACACACATGTGGGACAGAGCAGTCAAGTGTTGGTTCTCTTGTGGTTACAGATGCTTTTGGACCCCATGGGTGGAATTGTGATGACCAATGATGGCAATGCTATTCTTAGAGAAGTAAGTTTCTCCTAAAGGATTTTCTTGCTTAACATTAAGTCAGTGTGTGCCTGAATTTTGGGTGACAGTGGGGCTATGTGATCTCCCCACCTGTCCTGAGAGCCAGCAAGGGCTgaccagctgctccaggaaagGTTCTCACTGGTGAGAAATGAAATACCAGCAGGTATTCTTGCTCTACAGAAGTGTAGGTTTGATCCTGAAGTGGGAGATTTTCATGGAGTATTTACAATACTGATGCAAATTCTTTGGTAATTTGAGCTATTATAAACTGCATTGAGACTTTTTGAGTAGATGGTGTTCACAATGCCACATGATGAGAGCTAGAAATCATTATTGTGTGTCTGGTGCAAGAGCTGTTAAAAGAACATCCTAAAAACTGAAATGCCTGAAGAACAGTGAAGAGACACAATCCTGTCAAATACAAGGGCTTGGTTTTGGTctcaaaagggaagaaaaagcctTGCTGTTGTTGGACCGAATGGCTTTGATTGTATTAAAGGTGTGGTATTTGTTCCATTGAGTGACACGAGCCATTTCTGCTTTAATATTCTGGGACAAATCCATGCCCCATCCTTGCTCCTACCTAGATTCAAGTCCAGCATCCAGCTGCAAAATCGATGATAGAGATCAGCCGCACTCAGGACGAAGAAGTTGGAGATGGGACCACATCTGTCATTATTCTTGGTAAGGAGACAGACTCAAACACTTTAATAGGCTAAAGTTCACCCTTTTTTGTAAGCAGAGCCCATGATGAGACACATCCTAATTATTTACTAATCTTGAAATGGAGAGGGGGTTTTTACTGTGCAAGAGCATGCTAGGTTGATGACACTCAAAGGTGATCAGCTCCACACTTTGGAAAgttgttttttccccatgatAACCACAGTTAAGTGTAAAGAAAGGTATAGGTGATGTTAAAGCTGTCTGTGTGGATAGAGGACATTTTTTTATTCTGGTATGTGCTCTCCTTTCTTGACTGTTGATTGTCCTAATAGCTTGGAgaattttgatttatttaattttttttttagctggaGAGATGCTCTCTGTTGCTGAACACTTTCTTGAGCAGCAGATGCACCCAACTGTGATCATCTGGGCTTATCGTAAGGCTCTGGATGACATGATCAGTATTCTGAAGAAAATTGGGTGAGTATGGGCTGGTGGAAGTTAGAGAGGAGGGATGTGAACTTCCTGTACTGCTTTGAGCTGCTCCTTCAGGCATTTGTGTCACTCAAACACAACTTAgcaaagctggagagggagtCAGAAGGGTTAGATTGTTGCTTGGAATTAACACTCAGTTTGCTCTTTGGTTTTTCCTTTATCTCAGAACTCCAGTGGATGTGAACAACAAAGAGATGATGCTTAAAATAATTAAGAGTGCAATAAACACCAAGGCAATAAACCGCTGGTCTGACTTGGCCTGCAGCATTGCTCTTGATGCTGTTAAGACTGTGGAGTTTGAAGAAAATGGCAGAAAAGAAATCGATATTAAAAAATATGCAAAAGTAGAAAAGGTGAGTTTGTCCTGAACTGTTTCTTATCCTCGTGCTCCTTTCTTGGTCTGAACTAGTTTATTGTAGGGTGTGTTGGGAAGAATTTTGTTTTACTTCTCTGCAGTCTGCAGACATAATCCTTGAAGACATTTCAGTCAGTGTTGTGAGCCATGCTCCTTTACAATGCCAACACGGGCTGCTATTtcaactcttttttttaaagagtacctgtcaaaaataaaatttcagttgAATTTGGAAGATGGAAAATGAAACATGTTGTCAGAGAGTAGAATGTTTAAAAATTCTTAAGTTCTTTCGTGGCTTCCCACTTTAAATCTAAATCTTTGTTTCTGTCAGATCCCAGGTGGGTTTAGTGAAGACTCGTGTGTTTTGCGTGGAATTATGGTGAATAAAGACGTGACCCATCCCAGAATGCGTCGCCTTATTAAGAATCCGCGCATCGTCCTTCTGGATTGCTCACTGGAGTACAAGAAAGGAGAGAGCCAGGTAAGAGACATCTGCAGGTCTTGATTTAGAATgagtaaaacaaacaaatgcagATGGATTTTTAAAACTGCAGGTGGGGAAAGGCTTTCTGTGTTCTACCTTTCAGAAGTCTGTTGAATGTGGGGGCTAATTCTGCTGTGGGCTCTAGAAAAATAGGAGTGAGGCTACAGCATTTTGACTCATTGAAGCAGCTACAGTGATTTGTGTATCTGAGTGCTGGTCAAGagcaaaagaaatatttctgagcTTGAAATAAGCTTAATGCTCAACTGGCACAGTGTCACAGTTTATTTGATCACTGGTTTTCATCCCTGACTCTTTCCCTGGTTGTACTGGAGGAGTTGAGCTGCTTGAAGCTGGGGAAGGTGTGTCTAATACTGTGAAGGTTGGAATTAACACCTAAACTGTTTACACCT is a genomic window of Zonotrichia albicollis isolate bZonAlb1 chromosome 30, bZonAlb1.hap1, whole genome shotgun sequence containing:
- the LOC102069259 gene encoding cilia- and flagella-associated protein 45 isoform X1; this encodes MATVRPDTSRQWLWTRCPRRFRHIPASVPPHCNGRLQDKRKNTTDSPGSGSGMAATTAGTGSRSLRARGSSRRSLLARRLQLSPPGFQSVRPDGSPDPHTLQDVQLLPLIPSPSVPSGRAPDTPRPIPAEGPELPLGSLGVRGAPGEGRGSDPSNFSILQVTGSSDPVVISEDVPKHPRELLSFKPKLKTIQVVTQDLIRELIIPQEKPQPCLIIGEKEYEKLKESARALTEVERWDRLKTLRARQDAAFEALKKAQIEEQRKAELEDERDHGRGVDEELQQEKQKLLQRATRMRLEQEEGMRELNALFLSAKCNMIWDKQVLEKQMILKELAEEEKRLDKMMEMEREKGMEVQEELERQRKQELMRARQGIVKQMEQNAEERALRAEELYQEGQRQLERLEQMKKEDRKAWEQKQERLKQIHADIKRFNMESQRLKDQQREQERLEDERVLEQQRQKAEHEAALEAEQHQLRLEKEKELARLRATQERAQAWQAEQDALRAKRSQEVADREWRRRELEKARKKAELEQQLKQDRLEQVAQKERYLAMQVQQDHREFQRMLRAHQEQLEREKLEQEQRELWQRGHAEDLRRQIQELQQQRQRERAASIEEGRRLQQEIQQHSQRLARFRQQKLQEFRATGIPDKYFAQVERRARSRASRAPS